In one window of Gopherus evgoodei ecotype Sinaloan lineage chromosome 9, rGopEvg1_v1.p, whole genome shotgun sequence DNA:
- the LOC115658094 gene encoding uncharacterized protein LOC115658094: protein MEMNGGTQERCMEQEGGAWEEVMQQAGGTQGQIMELDGRLQEEITESAMGAQGKIMDLDGRAWVEVMEQAGGDKGKMMELDEGAQVEVTELDGGAQAEVTEQAREGQEVGMKLVKDLLAVVATSALPQNEKTELEFVTLQFMMGGNVHLVGELLSQHTVEEFQQEVFARFPIPAFRVTSTVACNQATSRRAERGLSLHELGCSGQKDRIYSQLIFFLCRASSLIGWVGLDRLLEMLQQLKHCIYYIPVALVGVIVQENPELDLEQEVKALRWLKCLLDGVFCCDLLPGHEGTEQEVQVQVATYQSGQPQRALEVKRAACQAIRVALKF, encoded by the coding sequence ATGGAGATGAATGGAGGAACTCAGGAGAGGTGTATGGAGCAAGAAGGGGGAGCTTGGGAGGAGGTCATGCAACAGGCTGGGGGAACCCAAGGACAGATTATGGAGCTGGATGGAAGACTCCAGGAGGAAATCACAGAGTCAGCTATGGGAGCTCAAGGGAAGATCATGGACCTGGATGGAAGAGCCTGGGTGGAGGTCATGGAGCAGGCTGGAGGAGACAAAGGAAAGATGATGGAGCTGGATGAAGGAGCCCAGGTGGAAGTCACAGAGCTGGATGGAGGAGCCCAGGCAGAGGTCACTGAGCAGGCTCGGGAAGGCCAGGAAGTGGGCATGAAGCTGGTGAAGGACCTGTTGGCAGTGGTTGCCACTTCTGCTCTTCCCCAAAATGAGAAGACAGAATTAGAGTTTGTGACCCTACAGTTTATGATGGGGGGTAATGTACACCTGGTCGGGGAATTGCTGAGCCAACACACAGTGGAAGAGTTCCAACAGGAAGTGTTTGCTAGGTTCCCCATACCAGCATTCCGTGTGACTAGCACAGTGGCCTGTAATCAAGCGACCAGCCGCAGGGCTGAGAGAGGCCTCTCACTCCATGAACTTGGCTGTTCCGGGCAAAAGGACAGAATTTACTCACAGCTTATCTTCTTCCTGTGCAGAGCCTCCTCTTTGATAGGCTGGGTGGGGCTAGACCGATTGCTGGAGATGCTACAGCAGCTGAAGCACTGTATCTACTATATCCCAGTGGCCCTGGTTGGGGTGATTGTGCAAGAAAACCCAGAGCTGGATCTGGAGCAGGAAGTGAAGGCACTGCGGTGGCTGAAGTGCCTGCTGGATGGAGTCTTCTGTTGTGATTTGTTGCCAGGCCATGAGGGGACAGAGCAAGAGGTGCAGGTTCAGGTGGCTACCTACCAGTCAGGCCAGCCACAGCGGGCTCTAGAGGTTAAGAGAGCAGCCTGCCAGGCAATACGAGTGGCCCTGAAGTTCTGA